One Arachis hypogaea cultivar Tifrunner chromosome 18, arahy.Tifrunner.gnm2.J5K5, whole genome shotgun sequence genomic window, CTTGGCTGCTTCTCGCCTTATTGTCTTTGCCGCCTCCTCGTCGCTGGGGAGTTTAGCCTTTTCCAAGAAATCGATGATTGGGCTCATCCAGCAAGGATCTACTTAGGTCAAATGCAACGCCACTGCCGGTTCCTTTATCAAATCTTAGATGAGAGACCAGTTCCCCGTCCCTGATTTTGTGCTCGCCAATTTTGATAGGagatctgcccgtgtgttcctctCCCTCGGGACGTGCTGGACCGTCACTTCGTCGAATTGCTTACTCAACTCTCTAACTTTCTCCAGGTACTTCTGCAATAATGAATCTCTGGCTTGGTAGGTCCCATTGATCTGCGACGTCACGACCTGTGAGTCACTACATATTTCCAGCCTCGTGGCTCCGACCTCCCTTGCCAGAGCTAGGCCGCCTAGCAGGGCCTCGTATTCTACTTGATTGTTCGACACCGAAAATTCGAACTTGACTAACTGCTCGTATACAACTCCAGTTGGATTTTCTAAGATGATTCCTGCTCCTCCGAATGTTTGGTTAGATGCTCCGTCCACgtggagcctccaccgtgtgTTTGGAGTCCCAGCAGGGTCTCCTGTGACCTCTACCAGAAAGTCAGCCATAGCTTGAGCTTTAATTGCGTGCCTAGGTTCATACTGCAAGTCGTATTGAGATAGTTCGACAACCCAAGTCATCATTCTACCCGCCAGGTTGGGTTTCTGGAATACTTGTCAGATTGCCTGATCCATCCTGATGATTACTTGGTGTCCTTGAAAGTACTGCCGCAACCTGCGCGACAAGGTCAGGAGCACATATGCCACCTTCTCCAGCTTGCTATACCTTAGCTCTGCTCCTTGTAGTGCTTTACTCACAAAATATATTGGTTGCTGGGTCTTTCCCTCTTCTCGGACCAAGACCGCTGCCAATGCCTCATCGGTTACCGCCAAGTACAAATACAGCGCTTCTCCATTCTTAGGCCTCGCAAGGACAGGTGGTGCCGAGATTATCTCTTTGAAGTGTTTGAAAGCATCCTCACATGCCGGGGTCCATTCGAATACGTTCCCCTTCTTCATCAGGTTAAAAAAGGGCAGAGCTTTGGCTGCCGACGCGTCGAGGAAGCGGGATAGCGCGGTGAGTCTCCCCACCAACCTCTGGACGTCTTTCACACTTCCCGGGCTTTTCATTTGTAGGATTGCTTCACACTTTTTCGGGTTGGCCTCCACTCCTCTTTGGATTATCATGAACCCCAAGAATTTTCTGGCTTCGACGACGAAGGCACACTTGAGCGGATTGAGCCTTATACCATGTCGCTGAAGAGAGGCGAAGACGTTTTCCAGGTCGCCGATGAAGTCCTCAGCTTTGGCGGTCTTGACCAATATGTCGTCTACGTATACCTCCACCGTCTTGCCAATGAGGTCTTTGAAgaccttgttcatcagcctttggtatgtaGCCCTTGCATTCTTTAGTCCGAACGGCATCACCTTGTAGCAGTATGTCCCTcatggcgttatgaacgccgttttctCTTCATttggtcggtgcatcggtatctgattgtacccagaataggcatccatgaaactcagatacCGGTAACCCGCCGCCGCGTCAACGAGAGCATCGATGTTGGGAAGGGGGAAGGAATCCTTGGGACATGCTTTGTTAAGGTCAAAATAAtccacacacattctccattttccACTGGGCTTTTTAACCAAAATCACATTCAACAGCCAAGTCGAGTAGTCAAGTTCCCGAATGAAGCCCGCTTCTGGTAGCCTAGTCGTTTGCTTGGCTACCTCTTCCGCCCTTTCTTGGGACATTTTTCACCTCCTTTGGGCCACTGGCTTTGCCTCTGATCTCACGGCTAGCTGGTGCGACATAAACTGGGGGTCTATATCCGGCATGTCGGCCGGAGTCCAGGCACACAGGTAGGTTTCTGTTTATAAAGGTAAAGTTCTCGTCCGAGTCGCCGACCCTAAACTTTTCAAGGTCCCCGTCTGGTTTCGGCCTGGGTTTGTCATCAACCCTGGCGTCCAAGTCGGCAAGAAAGACGCCGGATGCTTCTTTAGACTTCTTCCTCATGGAgaggctggtgttgtcgcatgCGACCGCTGTCTCCAGATCTCCCCTGATGGTCCCCACTGACCCATCATCAGCCACGAACTCCGCCATCAGCGACCTCTTCCCCCGACCTCTGCCAATGAGACCGGGAGGGAAACCACTCCATCGGGCTTGATGAAGTTATCGCCTAGGCCTACCACACCATGTTGGTGGCCCCTCAAGTCGGTGTCTCGTAGGCCCTGAGCATCAAATACATTGCGAAACATGATGTTGGAATCAGCTTCTATGTCCACCAGGATCCGTTTTACTAGGCCAGTGCCCACCCTAGCCGTGATCACCATCGGGGGGTTCTCTGGGACCTCGTCAAACCATTGATCTTCGGGGCCGAATGATATCGAGGGTACCCTTCGGGAGGGCGGCGTGGAGCCAGAGGATATAGCTAAGACCTTGGCGTCCTTCTTGTTAGCCGATTTCGATCTGGGGAGGACATCTCTTCCAATCACCACATTCACTACAGTGAGACCATGCTCATTATCCTCCTTGGGCTCCCGTCTTTGTCTTACGACGCGGCTTTTGTCCTCGTTTGATCGGTCATGATCCCGCCTTCTTGGTTCCCTTATGAGGTGGGAGAAATCAGCCAACTTTCCTTCCCGGATGGCTTGCTCTAGGGCGACTTTGAGGTcgaagcagtcttgggtcttATGGTCATAGCCCTTGTGGTAATCGTAATAGAGGTTTTTGTTTCTTCCCGTCCTGTCCTTGAGTTGTCGGGGCTTCGACAAGATGCCCTTGTCGGCGATCTGCGGATAGACTTCAACAATTGGAGCTGATAGAGGGTATAGTTGGTGAACTTCCCTACCCGGAGAAATGACTTGAAGGTTTTAGCTGATCCTCCGTCCTTGGAGTGCTCTTTTGACCTTTTCCCGTAGCCTGACGGGCGAGCATTGGAGTAGGCGGGCTGCGGTTTATTGGCCGCCACGACTTGGCTTACTTCTTTGTCATTGATGTACTCCCTGCCTACGTTCTGAATCTCCTGCATTGTCCAAACGGGCTTGGTGGTAAGATGTTTCCTGAAATCCTCGTTCAATAATTCGTTGGTCAAACacaggctggccaccgaatcgGTTAGGCCATCAATTTTCAAACACTCATCGTTGAATCTGTCCAGGTACTTCCGAGTCAGCTCGCCAGTTCTTTGTGTTACTCCTAGCAGATTGATCAGGTGTTTCATTTTAGAGATGCGCGTGGTGAACTGAGCCAAGATGGCATGACTGATGTCGGAAAAGGTGGTTATGGAGCCCTGAGGGAGGGCATTGAACCAACGAATCGCCGGTCCTGCCAAAGTTACGGGAAAAGCGCGACACCTTACTTCATCGCCTAccccttccaggttcatcctggctTCAAAGGCCGTTAGATGTTCCTGAGAATCTTGAGTCCCATCATACCTCATATCTGTTGGCTTGTCAAAGTGCTTCGGCAGTCGGACTTCGAGGATTGAGTGGTGGAAAGGGGTCGCTCCCATGACCACCGGTTGCCGGGTTTTCCTCGGTCTTTCCCTACTGTCCTCTCTGTGTGGTCGGCTTCTTCTTGACCTTTTTCCGTTGTGTTCTTGATGTGGTCGGCTTCTCCTCCTTTGCTCCCTGATGCCTTCTCATTCTTCTACAGTATCTCTTGTCGGCAACCGGGAGTAAATCACAGGATCTTGTCGTCTCCTGGGCACTTCCCTACTTTCTTGGCTTTCTGACTCTGTTCGGGGGCTCGGAGTACGCCTTGAGTGACTTCGTCGGAgacttctttctcttctctgaGGAGATCAGGAGCGCTCTTGACTAGGAGTCGGCTGATGACGCTCCTTACTGGCCACCTTTCGCTCTAGGTTTTGCACCATGTGGCGTAGTTCTTGTATTATTCTGGCGCTATCACTACTCATTCCTCCAAATGGTCGTCTCTCGGGTTGCCGCGGGGGGGGGGGGATCTGGTGCGCTCACGAGTGGGAGCCCCAGTGGCCACCCTGCCTTCCTCCCCGCGTGGGTCGCCTCCATCGTCCACTGCCACAGTATCCAGAATGAAGTCCATGTCAGccagtccccacagacggcgctaATGTTCAGTACCTCGGGGTTCCGGATGGGTCGGGATAGATCCCTGAGAATTGGTGGGGGTAAGCTTGAATAGGGTCGAAGTGATGTACGAGCGAGCGACCTCACGAGCTTTTCGTGCAGATTGGGGGGAgccacctgcaatgacactccgacgcccaagtcagAAAGTATGCAAGTAGCAGAGAGTAGGGTATTGTGACGTACCTTTGGAGAGGGGTAGGGCCCTCCCCTTATATACCATGTCAGTAAGGCGGACCCCACAGGGGGAGGCCACCTTCCTAGAAGCTTCGTGCCCCATAGCTGTCATGTAGCTGGCAAAAGAGGCGCATGTCCGGGTCGCAGAATCGGACGGATGGTGAATATCTTTCCGATCATGCGAATCGGGTTGTTTGTAGGCCGAGTCGGCCGCTATGCCAGCTGGGCTCAGCCACAACAGAAAGTAATGTGATAGTTTGTTAGCATAGTTTGTTCTCATTCTGTTTTCAGTTGTAACATATCTATAGCACCTTGTTATAAATAGTCAAAGATGTATCATCTCTTGGAATATATAAATACTGCATAACAACAAATCACTATTCACACATCTCTTTATTG contains:
- the LOC140181262 gene encoding uncharacterized protein, with the translated sequence MTWVVELSQYDLQYEPRHAIKAQAMADFLVEVTGDPAGTPNTRWRLHVDGASNQTFGGAGIILENPTGVVYEQLVKFEFSVSNNQVEYEALLGGLALAREVGATRLEICSDSQVVTSQINGTYQARDSLLQKYLEKVRELSKQFDEVTVQHVPRERNTRADLLSKLASTKSGTGNWSLI
- the LOC112769664 gene encoding uncharacterized protein yields the protein MGATPFHHSILEVRLPKHFDKPTDMRYDGTQDSQEHLTAFEARMNLEGVGDEVRCRAFPVTLAGPAIRWFNALPQGSITTFSDISHAILAQFTTRISKMKHLINLLGVTQRTGELTRKYLDRFNDECLKIDGLTDSVASLCLTNELLNEDFRKHLTTKPVWTMQEIQNVGREYINDKEVSQVVAANKPQPAYSNARPSGYGKRSKEHSKDGGSAKTFKSFLRIADKGILSKPRQLKDRTGRNKNLYYDYHKGYDHKTQDCFDLKVALEQAIREGKLADFSHLIREPRRRDHDRSNEDKSRVVRQRREPKEDNEHGLTVVNVVIGRDVLPRSKSANKKDAKVLAISSGSTPPSRRVPSISFGPEDQWFDEVPENPPMVITARVGTGLVKRILVDIEADSNIMFRNVFDAQGLRDTDLRGHQHGVVGLGDNFIKPDGVVSLPVSLAEVGGRGR